One genomic segment of Planctomycetota bacterium includes these proteins:
- a CDS encoding transposase yields MDAREQRGLVIAALCKIDRKGGIFLVPSQSGKGRYTVCPDPASPHCSCPDHEATGQRCKHIFAVEFSMKREQNNDGTVTVTEQVTITKRQTYPQQWEAYNAAQTHEKEKFLDLLRGLCDGVSAPRTGPKGGHPRLPLGDAVFAACYKVYSTVSGRRFMSDLRAAQAAGYLMRLPHFNSIFKALENPALTPVLRAMIAESSLPLKTVERDFACDSSGFTTSRFIRWYDHKYGQVRQQHEWVKVHLMCGVKTNIVTAVEIRDKQAQDAPLMPALVDATARHFTLREVTGDKAYASYKNYDAIEAHGATPFIPFKETIHTGKRGGLWTKMYHYFQYRREEFLEHYHKRSNAESTFSMIKAKFRDHVRSKTDTAMVNEVLCKILCHNICCLIQESHELGISPVFWDTPAPACC; encoded by the coding sequence ATGGACGCCCGGGAACAACGCGGTTTAGTGATTGCCGCCCTCTGCAAGATCGACCGTAAAGGCGGCATCTTTTTAGTACCAAGCCAAAGCGGCAAGGGGCGGTATACGGTCTGCCCCGACCCCGCCAGCCCGCATTGCAGTTGCCCGGACCACGAGGCAACCGGTCAACGCTGTAAGCACATTTTTGCCGTCGAGTTCAGTATGAAGCGGGAGCAAAACAACGACGGCACGGTAACCGTTACCGAACAAGTCACCATTACCAAACGGCAGACCTACCCGCAGCAATGGGAGGCGTACAACGCGGCCCAAACGCATGAGAAGGAAAAGTTCTTGGACCTGCTGCGGGGGCTGTGCGATGGCGTTAGCGCGCCCCGTACCGGCCCCAAGGGCGGCCACCCCCGCTTGCCGTTGGGGGATGCCGTATTTGCCGCCTGCTATAAGGTCTACAGCACGGTATCCGGCCGGCGGTTTATGTCCGACCTGCGGGCCGCGCAGGCCGCCGGCTACCTTATGCGGTTGCCGCATTTCAATTCCATCTTTAAGGCGTTGGAAAACCCCGCCCTGACGCCGGTCTTGCGGGCCATGATTGCCGAAAGCAGCTTGCCCCTAAAAACGGTTGAGCGGGACTTTGCCTGCGACTCATCGGGCTTTACTACGTCGCGGTTTATCCGCTGGTACGACCACAAATACGGGCAAGTCCGGCAACAGCACGAATGGGTCAAGGTCCATCTAATGTGCGGCGTCAAAACCAACATCGTTACCGCCGTTGAGATCCGGGATAAGCAAGCGCAGGACGCTCCTTTGATGCCGGCATTGGTAGACGCGACCGCCCGGCATTTTACGTTGCGGGAAGTAACGGGCGACAAAGCCTACGCCAGCTACAAGAACTACGATGCCATTGAGGCGCATGGCGCAACACCCTTCATTCCCTTCAAGGAAACCATCCACACCGGCAAACGGGGCGGCTTGTGGACCAAGATGTACCACTACTTCCAATACCGCCGGGAAGAGTTCCTGGAGCATTACCACAAGCGCAGCAACGCCGAGTCGACGTTCAGCATGATTAAGGCCAAGTTCCGCGACCATGTCCGCAGCAAAACCGATACGGCGATGGTTAATGAGGTGTTGTGCAAAATCCTTTGCCACAACATTTGCTGCCTGATCCAAGAAAGCCATGAGCTGGGGATCAGCCCGGTGTTTTGGGACACCCCGGCCCCGGCCTGCTGCTAG
- a CDS encoding hemolysin III family protein: MTFTSGSHWDAASVERRIDEWANSLTHGVGFVASVIGAVALMSQASLTGGTARLIGCAIYVTTLVAVYAASTLSHVFAQRRWRRLFRTLDQAFIYLLIAGSYTPLALLWLHGGWLTALCVAIWIIALFGFFSKLILQHRIEGVSLTLYGVLGWLPAAAVPAAWLAIPHGVLWLFFAGGLFYTLGMAFLIFDQRVRYFHAAWHVMVMAGSVCHYVAIFWYVARPAD; encoded by the coding sequence ATGACGTTCACTTCTGGTTCCCACTGGGATGCCGCCTCCGTCGAGCGGCGCATTGACGAGTGGGCCAACAGCTTGACTCACGGCGTCGGCTTTGTCGCCAGCGTCATCGGTGCCGTCGCCCTGATGTCTCAAGCGTCGCTGACCGGCGGCACGGCGCGGCTGATCGGCTGTGCCATTTACGTCACGACGTTGGTGGCCGTGTACGCCGCGTCGACATTGTCCCATGTGTTCGCCCAGCGCCGCTGGCGTCGGCTGTTCCGCACGCTGGACCAAGCGTTCATTTATCTGTTGATCGCCGGCTCGTACACGCCGCTGGCCTTGCTGTGGTTGCACGGCGGCTGGCTCACCGCGTTGTGCGTCGCCATTTGGATCATCGCGCTGTTCGGGTTTTTCTCCAAGCTGATCCTGCAACATCGCATCGAAGGGGTCAGCCTGACCTTATATGGCGTGTTGGGCTGGCTGCCGGCGGCGGCCGTACCGGCCGCGTGGCTGGCGATTCCCCACGGCGTCCTTTGGCTGTTTTTCGCCGGCGGGCTGTTCTATACACTCGGCATGGCATTCCTGATCTTCGATCAGCGCGTCCGCTACTTTCACGCCGCCTGGCATGTGATGGTCATGGCCGGCAGCGTCTGCCACTACGTCGCGATCTTTTGGTACGTCGCCAGGCCCGCGGATTGA
- a CDS encoding beta-lactamase family protein produces MNAISFYIVRAVSVVTAFLIATTPTVRAEAPATPELVHAIDALVAKAGVGPHTPGVAILIVQPGKWRFAKGYGLADVENEKPINRKTRFELASVSKTFTATAVLILHERGKLSLDDDVRKFLPELPVYNRARPIRIHDLLRHVSGLPDYMEIEDVPAAHKAYWTNDDYLPEFAKQQKKFPAKFTAGERFAYNNTNYLLLAALVGRATKQPFRDFMRESVFEPAGMRATFVCDHPRAGTTYAAADCYNAIGYQKGKRGAWVASWGAPPARHEEVLTVGDGAVWSNLEDMERWDQAIRQHKLIKAETMREALSRTLTDDGTVNDYGLGWQAYRNDEGKINGFGHQGEWAGFRTLYYQYTLADRTTVILSNRGNFDTDRFWYPLEEAVEAHQP; encoded by the coding sequence ATGAACGCCATTTCATTTTATATCGTACGCGCCGTCAGCGTCGTAACGGCCTTTCTGATTGCGACAACGCCCACCGTGCGCGCCGAAGCGCCGGCCACGCCCGAACTGGTTCACGCCATCGACGCCCTGGTGGCCAAGGCGGGCGTCGGGCCCCACACTCCCGGCGTGGCGATCCTGATCGTCCAACCCGGCAAGTGGCGGTTTGCCAAAGGCTATGGACTGGCCGACGTCGAAAACGAGAAGCCGATCAATCGCAAAACCCGCTTCGAGCTGGCCTCGGTCTCCAAGACCTTCACCGCCACGGCGGTTCTGATCTTGCACGAACGCGGCAAGTTAAGCTTGGATGACGACGTGCGGAAGTTTCTGCCCGAGCTGCCGGTCTACAATCGCGCGCGGCCGATTCGCATTCACGACCTGTTGCGTCACGTGTCGGGCCTGCCCGACTACATGGAGATCGAAGACGTGCCCGCGGCGCACAAGGCGTACTGGACCAACGACGACTACCTACCCGAGTTCGCCAAGCAGCAAAAGAAGTTTCCCGCGAAGTTCACTGCCGGTGAACGGTTCGCCTACAACAACACCAACTACTTGTTGTTGGCGGCGCTTGTGGGGCGCGCCACCAAGCAACCATTCCGCGATTTCATGCGCGAGTCAGTGTTCGAGCCCGCCGGCATGCGGGCCACGTTCGTCTGTGACCATCCCCGCGCGGGAACGACCTACGCCGCAGCCGATTGCTACAACGCCATCGGATACCAAAAGGGCAAGCGCGGCGCCTGGGTCGCTTCGTGGGGCGCGCCCCCGGCGCGACACGAAGAAGTTCTGACCGTTGGCGACGGCGCCGTCTGGAGCAACCTGGAAGACATGGAGCGCTGGGACCAGGCCATCCGCCAGCACAAGCTGATCAAGGCCGAGACCATGCGCGAGGCGCTCAGCCGCACGCTGACCGACGACGGCACGGTCAATGACTATGGCCTGGGCTGGCAAGCCTATCGGAACGACGAAGGCAAAATAAATGGTTTCGGCCACCAGGGAGAATGGGCCGGCTTCCGCACCTTGTATTACCAGTACACCTTGGCCGACCGGACAACGGTCATCCTCTCGAACCGAGGCAATTTCGATACCGACCGGTTCTGGTATCCGCTCGAAGAAGCGGTCGAAGCCCACCAGCCATGA
- the galT gene encoding galactose-1-phosphate uridylyltransferase, which translates to MPDLRKDPIVGRWVIVAKSRARRPHDFNSTPALRANSFCPFCEGSEDQTPGEVLSYRNNGAPANKPGWRVRVVPNKFPALEIEGDLQKRGDGIYDMMRGVGAHEVIVESPNHLLSISDLPDDHLAEVFRAYRDRLLDLKRDPRLVYGMIFKNAGEQAGASLEHSHSQLIVTPIVPISVAEEMTGSAEFFRFRGRCVFCDMIQQELSQEKRIVLDLPGFVAFCPFASRFPFEVWVLPKAHNSHYENLSHHGSEELARVMKQVMRKIEGALDRPAYNYIVHTAPFDTGELGHYHWHIEIIPRLTKTAGFEWGTGFYINPVPPEEAAAFLRETDTDLPVSIAAPAKDLPKKTAK; encoded by the coding sequence ATGCCTGACCTGCGTAAAGATCCGATTGTCGGTCGCTGGGTAATCGTGGCCAAAAGCCGAGCGCGGCGACCGCACGATTTCAACAGCACGCCCGCGCTGCGCGCGAACAGCTTCTGTCCGTTCTGCGAGGGGAGCGAGGACCAGACGCCGGGCGAAGTCCTCTCGTACCGGAACAACGGCGCGCCGGCCAACAAACCCGGCTGGCGCGTCCGCGTGGTGCCCAACAAGTTCCCCGCCTTGGAAATCGAAGGGGATCTGCAAAAGCGCGGCGACGGCATTTACGACATGATGCGCGGCGTCGGCGCCCACGAAGTGATCGTCGAGTCGCCGAATCACCTGCTGAGCATCTCGGACCTGCCGGACGATCACCTGGCCGAGGTGTTCCGCGCTTATCGGGATCGGCTGCTCGACTTGAAGCGCGACCCGCGCTTGGTCTATGGCATGATCTTCAAGAACGCCGGCGAGCAAGCGGGCGCGTCGCTGGAACATTCGCACAGCCAACTGATCGTTACCCCCATCGTGCCGATCAGCGTGGCCGAAGAGATGACCGGCTCGGCCGAGTTCTTCCGGTTCCGCGGACGGTGCGTGTTCTGCGACATGATCCAACAAGAGCTCAGCCAAGAGAAGCGGATCGTCCTCGACCTGCCGGGCTTTGTGGCGTTCTGTCCCTTTGCCAGTCGCTTTCCGTTCGAGGTTTGGGTGCTGCCCAAGGCGCACAACAGCCATTACGAGAACCTGTCCCATCACGGCTCCGAGGAGCTGGCCCGAGTGATGAAGCAGGTGATGCGCAAGATCGAAGGGGCGCTCGACCGGCCGGCGTATAACTACATCGTGCATACCGCGCCGTTCGACACCGGCGAGTTGGGCCATTACCACTGGCACATCGAGATCATCCCGCGCCTGACCAAGACGGCGGGCTTTGAATGGGGGACCGGTTTTTACATTAATCCGGTTCCTCCGGAGGAGGCGGCGGCCTTCTTGCGAGAAACCGACACCGATTTGCCAGTTTCGATTGCGGCACCCGCAAAAGATCTGCCGAAAAAGACTGCCAAGTAA
- a CDS encoding DUF1926 domain-containing protein, which produces MSQPLRLALVFHNHQPIGNFEGIIEQAYQDSYLPFLEVFSEYKTLRIGLHTSGSLMDWLAERHPEYLDRLAELVAEGRVEIIGGAYYEPILPMLPRRDRVGQIRRYTDWLEQRFPGKVRGIWIPERVWEQSLTCDLAAAGIQYTILDDFHFKCAGLKAEELHGYYVTEDDGQLMGVFPGSERLRYLIPFAAPQETIDYLGQIAHDHPGSVVVFGDDGEKFGTWPGTKAHVYERGWLRQFFDKLVANQSWIKVTTLSESIDSVPPTGKIYLPDSSYREMTEWVLPPEQLVKYEHARHELEHDALGSQAVAFMRGGFWRNFKVKYPETDEMYTRMLMISQRLQQAVEAGHDRELTDMARAELYRGQCNCSYWHGAFGGCYLPHLRNAVYRCLISADNLLDRAAERSEPFVDAVVADFNLDARQEVYLTNDKLALLLTPHHGGMLYELDVRSICLNLLATIARRPEAYHRKVLGGAKQANGDVASIHDMVVFKQPDLDQRLQYDDYLRKSLVDHFWTNDLSLGEFVAGRAQELGDFVHGTYEARVRRNPDRLQVVLSRQGNVAGTPVRINKGVTLDSGSSTIEIAYVLEGLPPGHQCHFGVEFNFSSMPSGADDRYFHDGRHQRLGQLGKQLDLSGVTTLNLVDEWLGIDVGLQVSQPTRFWTTPVESVSQSEGGFELVHQSVAVLPHWHVQADAHGRWSVTIRMAVDTSLAESRMAQRALAVARS; this is translated from the coding sequence ATGTCACAGCCGTTGCGCCTGGCTCTCGTTTTTCACAACCATCAGCCGATTGGCAACTTTGAAGGGATCATCGAGCAGGCCTACCAGGACAGCTACCTGCCGTTTCTCGAGGTCTTCAGCGAATACAAGACCCTGCGCATCGGGCTGCACACCAGCGGCTCGCTGATGGATTGGCTGGCCGAGCGCCATCCCGAGTACCTCGACCGCTTGGCCGAGTTGGTGGCCGAAGGGCGCGTCGAGATCATCGGCGGCGCGTACTATGAACCGATCCTGCCCATGCTGCCGCGGCGCGATCGCGTCGGGCAAATCCGTCGCTACACCGACTGGCTCGAACAGCGCTTCCCGGGCAAGGTCCGCGGCATTTGGATTCCCGAGCGCGTCTGGGAACAGAGCCTGACGTGCGACCTGGCCGCCGCGGGCATTCAGTACACGATCCTGGACGACTTTCACTTCAAGTGCGCCGGCCTCAAAGCCGAAGAGCTGCACGGCTACTACGTGACCGAGGACGACGGCCAGTTGATGGGCGTGTTCCCCGGCAGCGAGCGGCTGCGATACCTCATTCCCTTTGCCGCGCCGCAAGAGACGATCGATTACCTGGGGCAGATCGCGCACGATCACCCGGGCAGCGTGGTCGTGTTTGGCGACGACGGCGAGAAGTTCGGCACCTGGCCGGGGACCAAGGCCCACGTCTACGAGCGCGGCTGGCTGCGTCAATTCTTCGACAAGCTGGTCGCCAACCAGTCGTGGATCAAGGTCACCACCTTGTCCGAATCGATCGACAGCGTGCCGCCGACCGGCAAGATCTATCTGCCCGACAGCAGTTACCGCGAGATGACCGAGTGGGTGCTGCCTCCCGAGCAACTGGTCAAGTACGAGCACGCCCGGCACGAGTTGGAACACGATGCGCTCGGCTCGCAGGCCGTGGCCTTTATGCGCGGCGGCTTCTGGCGGAACTTCAAAGTGAAGTACCCTGAAACCGACGAAATGTACACGCGCATGCTGATGATCAGCCAGCGGCTGCAACAAGCCGTCGAGGCGGGTCACGACCGCGAATTGACCGACATGGCCCGGGCCGAACTGTACCGCGGCCAGTGCAATTGCAGCTATTGGCACGGGGCGTTTGGCGGTTGTTACTTGCCCCACTTGCGCAACGCGGTCTATCGCTGCTTGATTTCGGCCGACAACCTGCTCGATCGCGCCGCCGAGCGGAGCGAGCCGTTTGTCGATGCCGTGGTGGCCGACTTCAATTTGGACGCGCGGCAGGAAGTTTACCTGACCAACGACAAGCTCGCGCTGCTGCTGACGCCGCACCACGGCGGCATGCTGTACGAGCTGGATGTGCGCTCGATCTGCTTGAACCTGCTGGCGACGATCGCCCGGCGGCCCGAGGCCTATCACCGCAAGGTGCTGGGGGGCGCCAAGCAAGCGAACGGCGACGTGGCCAGCATCCACGACATGGTCGTGTTCAAGCAGCCCGACTTGGATCAGCGGTTGCAGTACGACGACTATCTGCGCAAGAGCCTGGTCGATCACTTCTGGACCAACGACTTGTCGCTGGGCGAGTTCGTGGCCGGCCGCGCGCAGGAACTAGGGGACTTTGTCCACGGCACCTACGAGGCCCGCGTCCGCCGCAACCCCGATCGGTTGCAGGTCGTGCTCAGTCGCCAGGGGAACGTGGCCGGCACGCCGGTGCGAATCAACAAAGGCGTCACGCTCGACTCGGGCAGCTCGACCATCGAGATCGCCTATGTGCTCGAAGGTTTGCCGCCGGGACACCAGTGCCACTTCGGCGTCGAGTTCAACTTCAGCAGCATGCCCTCGGGCGCCGACGATCGCTACTTCCACGACGGCCGGCACCAGCGGCTGGGACAACTGGGCAAGCAACTCGATCTGTCGGGTGTCACGACGTTGAACCTGGTCGATGAATGGCTGGGGATCGACGTCGGCTTGCAAGTCTCGCAGCCGACGCGTTTCTGGACCACGCCGGTCGAAAGCGTCAGCCAGAGCGAAGGGGGCTTCGAGCTGGTTCACCAGTCGGTTGCCGTGCTGCCCCACTGGCACGTCCAGGCCGACGCGCACGGCCGCTGGAGCGTGACGATCCGCATGGCGGTCGACACGTCGTTGGCCGAAAGCCGGATGGCCCAGCGAGCGCTGGCCGTGGCGCGGTCGTAA
- a CDS encoding M28 family peptidase has protein sequence MVSMRLSGQTIYIAIVGLVCAAAIGYVLMSGGTASTLEAQQMRSGLRLNQIPFDGTSAYKYLGQLCAIGPRVAGTPGMTRQIELLAKHFEELGGKVERQEFVGRNPRDGSAASLVNLIVHWHPERMSRLLLCAHYDTRPYPDRDPRNPRGQFVGANDGASGVAVLMELGRHMPKLAGQLGVDFVLFDAEELVYTDPPDPYFLGSTHFARQYATTPPAYKYTAGVLLDMVGDADLQIYVEQQSNQFAPDVVKQVWSTARRLGVREFSPYPNYEVNDDHMPLNRIAKIPTIDVIDFDYPYWHTTQDNAARCSALSLAKVGWVMHEWLKTAVK, from the coding sequence ATGGTGTCCATGCGTCTCAGCGGCCAGACTATCTACATCGCCATCGTCGGGCTCGTCTGCGCGGCCGCCATCGGTTACGTGCTGATGAGCGGCGGCACGGCGTCGACCCTCGAAGCCCAGCAGATGCGCTCCGGCCTGCGGCTGAATCAAATCCCGTTCGACGGCACGAGCGCCTACAAGTATTTGGGGCAACTTTGCGCCATCGGCCCGCGGGTCGCCGGCACGCCGGGGATGACGCGGCAGATCGAGTTGCTGGCCAAGCATTTCGAGGAACTCGGCGGCAAGGTCGAACGCCAAGAGTTCGTCGGCCGCAATCCGCGCGACGGCTCGGCCGCGTCCTTGGTGAACCTGATCGTCCACTGGCATCCCGAGCGCATGAGTCGGCTACTGTTGTGCGCCCACTATGACACGCGGCCTTACCCCGATCGCGATCCGCGGAACCCGCGCGGACAGTTCGTCGGCGCCAACGACGGAGCCAGCGGCGTGGCGGTCTTGATGGAGCTGGGCCGGCATATGCCCAAGCTCGCAGGGCAACTGGGCGTCGACTTTGTCTTGTTCGACGCCGAGGAGCTGGTCTACACCGATCCCCCCGACCCGTACTTCTTGGGCTCGACCCATTTCGCGCGGCAGTACGCCACGACTCCGCCGGCTTACAAGTACACCGCCGGAGTGCTGTTGGACATGGTCGGTGACGCCGACTTGCAGATTTACGTCGAGCAGCAAAGCAATCAGTTCGCGCCCGACGTGGTCAAGCAAGTCTGGTCGACGGCGCGGCGGCTGGGCGTGCGCGAGTTCAGCCCTTATCCGAACTACGAAGTCAACGACGATCACATGCCGCTGAACCGGATCGCCAAGATTCCAACCATCGACGTGATCGACTTCGACTACCCGTATTGGCACACGACCCAGGACAACGCCGCGCGCTGCTCGGCGTTAAGCCTGGCCAAAGTCGGCTGGGTGATGCACGAGTGGCTCAAGACCGCGGTGAAGTGA
- a CDS encoding EF-hand domain-containing protein: MARLAGMVLFVVALTVVAEGRTVTFNEDIAPLVWKHCAHCHRPGEVAPFPLLSYHDVSKRAEQIVDVCERRSMPPWKPINGHGQFANGRQLADAELALLKQWVESGLVEGDAAQQSSPPTFASGWQLGTPDQIITMTEAAQVAADGRDLYLNVLLPVEVPAGQYIKAIEFRPGNRRVVHHAVLFYDTSGKARERDEADPRYGFEAVSPPGRFLPGALAIWTPGRNAMPLPEGLSMPWPAKADLVLNLHLHPSGKPESEQSSIGIHFTSEPPRRTMVDVTLIDTRIDIAPGEARYETSDSCVLPIDLEVLTIFPHMHMIGKQMNVTATLPDGTVRSLLRIDDWDFNWQDLYEYAPPIRLPKGTKIEMTGVHDNSADNPRNPSAPPERVRWGEQTRNEMSIAFLNLTPVDERDLVKANTEKIKKKFRAAIVPDATKAALAAAPVGPGETDEEKVTRQAREFLKHLDMDRNGKLSRQELDIVAGKAASAEELDRRMKQFDRDQDGELDDAELMDAIKALRKK; the protein is encoded by the coding sequence ATGGCACGTTTGGCTGGCATGGTTCTGTTCGTCGTGGCCCTGACGGTGGTGGCCGAGGGGCGGACGGTGACGTTCAACGAAGACATTGCCCCGCTGGTCTGGAAGCACTGTGCCCATTGCCATCGACCTGGCGAGGTGGCGCCGTTCCCGCTGTTGAGCTACCACGATGTCAGCAAGCGGGCCGAGCAGATCGTCGATGTCTGCGAGCGCCGCTCGATGCCCCCCTGGAAGCCGATCAACGGTCACGGCCAGTTCGCCAACGGCCGCCAGTTGGCCGATGCCGAGTTGGCGCTGTTGAAGCAATGGGTCGAGTCGGGCCTGGTCGAAGGGGACGCCGCCCAGCAGTCGTCGCCGCCAACATTCGCGTCGGGCTGGCAGCTTGGCACACCCGACCAGATCATCACCATGACCGAGGCGGCCCAGGTTGCGGCCGACGGGCGCGACCTGTACCTGAATGTGTTGCTGCCGGTCGAGGTGCCTGCGGGACAATACATCAAGGCGATTGAATTCCGCCCGGGCAATCGCCGCGTCGTCCATCACGCGGTCTTGTTCTACGACACCAGCGGCAAGGCGCGCGAGCGCGACGAAGCGGACCCACGCTACGGGTTCGAAGCGGTCTCGCCGCCGGGGCGGTTCCTGCCGGGCGCGCTGGCCATCTGGACGCCGGGGCGCAACGCCATGCCGCTGCCCGAGGGGTTGTCGATGCCCTGGCCGGCCAAGGCCGACCTGGTGTTGAACCTGCACTTGCATCCCAGCGGCAAGCCCGAGAGTGAGCAGTCGTCGATCGGCATCCATTTCACGTCGGAACCGCCGCGACGGACGATGGTTGACGTGACATTGATCGACACGCGCATCGACATCGCGCCGGGCGAGGCACGCTACGAGACAAGCGACAGTTGCGTCCTGCCGATCGACCTGGAAGTGCTGACGATCTTTCCGCACATGCACATGATCGGCAAGCAGATGAACGTGACCGCCACGCTGCCCGACGGAACGGTTCGCTCGCTGCTGCGGATCGACGACTGGGACTTCAACTGGCAGGACTTGTACGAATACGCCCCGCCAATCCGTTTGCCCAAGGGAACCAAGATCGAGATGACCGGCGTGCATGACAACTCGGCCGACAACCCGCGCAATCCTTCGGCGCCTCCCGAGCGCGTGCGGTGGGGTGAACAGACGCGGAACGAGATGTCGATCGCGTTCCTGAACCTGACGCCGGTTGACGAGCGCGACCTGGTCAAGGCCAACACCGAGAAAATCAAGAAGAAGTTCCGCGCGGCCATCGTGCCCGACGCCACCAAGGCGGCGCTGGCCGCGGCGCCCGTGGGACCGGGCGAAACCGACGAGGAAAAAGTGACGCGTCAAGCGCGCGAGTTCTTGAAGCATCTCGACATGGACCGGAACGGCAAGCTGAGCCGGCAAGAGCTGGACATTGTCGCCGGCAAGGCGGCCTCGGCCGAGGAGCTGGACCGCCGGATGAAGCAATTTGACCGCGACCAGGACGGCGAACTCGACGACGCCGAACTGATGGACGCGATCAAGGCGCTACGGAAGAAATGA